The Thermodesulfobacteriota bacterium genome has a window encoding:
- a CDS encoding molybdopterin molybdotransferase MoeA, with protein MGHKVKLDFLTTVSPKYAREIIDSYVTPLGFESLSIKSCLGRVLASDLISPEDLPYFDRSLVDGYAMRSKDSQGASETNPLVLWKKGSVRVGELPKISVSEGECVYVSTGAYVPSGADSVIMQEFTREMGDVVEIMKPVYKGENIVRMGEDIKKGDIIFKKGKRITVHDIGIFAALGLTKIPVFKKPKVAIISTGDEIVSPDEKAGSGKIRDINGYLLDGLFTKLGGETVTPGIAKDEIEDVVNKLSLVKDCDIFCVSGGSSKGERDVIAKALEKSGGRILFHGVNIRPGKPFLFGLIWDKPFFGLPGHPLSCLIVTYRFVVPFFLKVAGCSETSPKTLKGVLITNVPSSQGIEEYVNVRIIPKGREIFVEPIFAKSAVISVLTFSCGYIVVDENREGYEKGEEVDVYFYES; from the coding sequence ATGGGCCATAAAGTGAAGCTCGATTTTTTGACAACGGTAAGCCCAAAATATGCGAGGGAGATTATCGATTCTTATGTAACACCTTTGGGCTTTGAAAGTTTAAGTATAAAAAGTTGTCTAGGAAGAGTACTTGCTTCGGATTTAATCTCGCCTGAGGATCTGCCCTATTTCGACCGTTCGCTTGTAGACGGCTACGCTATGCGTTCGAAGGATTCCCAAGGTGCTTCTGAGACGAACCCACTTGTTTTATGGAAAAAAGGAAGCGTACGGGTTGGGGAATTACCGAAGATTTCGGTCTCTGAGGGCGAATGTGTCTATGTGAGTACGGGAGCGTATGTTCCTTCCGGAGCTGATAGCGTGATTATGCAGGAATTTACACGAGAGATGGGGGATGTAGTTGAGATTATGAAGCCTGTCTACAAGGGCGAAAATATAGTACGGATGGGCGAGGATATAAAAAAAGGGGACATCATCTTTAAAAAGGGAAAAAGGATAACCGTTCACGACATCGGCATCTTTGCCGCTTTGGGGCTTACGAAGATTCCTGTATTCAAAAAGCCAAAAGTTGCCATAATCTCAACTGGAGACGAGATAGTTTCTCCGGATGAAAAGGCAGGTTCGGGAAAAATCCGTGATATAAACGGGTATCTCTTGGATGGTCTTTTCACTAAGCTTGGAGGTGAGACAGTAACTCCTGGCATAGCAAAAGATGAGATAGAAGATGTTGTGAACAAACTTTCACTTGTGAAGGATTGCGACATTTTCTGTGTAAGTGGGGGAAGTTCCAAAGGAGAAAGGGATGTGATAGCCAAAGCCTTGGAAAAATCGGGAGGAAGGATTTTGTTTCACGGAGTAAACATAAGGCCGGGAAAGCCCTTTCTTTTTGGGCTAATATGGGACAAACCCTTTTTTGGTCTGCCAGGACACCCACTATCCTGTCTTATAGTCACATATAGGTTTGTTGTACCGTTCTTTCTTAAGGTTGCCGGATGTAGTGAGACATCGCCAAAGACTTTAAAAGGAGTGCTAATTACCAATGTTCCGTCAAGTCAAGGTATCGAAGAGTACGTTAACGTAAGGATAATTCCCAAAGGTAGAGAGATTTTTGTGGAACCTATCTTTGCAAAATCGGCAGTGATATCAGTCCTTACTTTTTCTTGCGGATACATAGTAGTGGATGAAAATCGCGAAGGGTACGAAAAAGGCGAGGAAGTGGACGTCTATTTTTATGAGTCATGA
- a CDS encoding radical SAM protein, with protein MKLASSELLVKAMARMVPKLSMKNLSKILRLADLLLREEKYRPILKSFETYVAHEHPATKLIEKVLYELAPNVRFRIIYNLFILGLLYGTQKRDEILKKEGFRPPLFFVISPTMRCNMRCYGCYSGEYEKDFGLPYDVIDRILTEAEKMHIHFVTISGGEPFLREDLLELYEKHRDIMFQVYTNGTLITEDLAKRLSELGNVAPMVSIEGFEERTDSRRGKGHFKLLMEVFDRLKRHGVLFGASIMQTRENYLEISSHEFIKMLVEKGVSVIWYFQYIPVGHNPDPTLMLLPEERDEIRRRLRVIRNTYPIFLCDFWNDGAYIEGCLAGGREYFHINANGDVEPCVFVHFAVDNIKDKTLKEVLLSPFFKGIRANQPFSDNPLTPCMIIDNPKALRELVRKYNASPTHPGAESIVNELSQFLDDYAKKYRAIAQKTWNEEYGP; from the coding sequence ATGAAGCTTGCAAGTAGTGAGCTTCTGGTAAAAGCTATGGCCAGGATGGTGCCCAAGCTCTCGATGAAGAATTTGTCCAAAATCCTAAGGCTTGCGGACCTACTCCTCAGGGAAGAAAAGTACAGGCCCATACTTAAAAGCTTTGAAACTTACGTGGCTCACGAACATCCGGCAACGAAACTCATAGAAAAGGTTCTCTACGAACTTGCACCCAATGTCAGGTTTAGAATTATATATAACCTTTTCATCCTAGGTCTCCTCTACGGCACACAGAAAAGGGACGAAATTTTAAAAAAAGAAGGTTTCCGACCACCCCTTTTCTTTGTCATCAGTCCCACAATGAGATGTAATATGAGGTGCTATGGATGCTATTCAGGGGAGTATGAAAAGGATTTTGGACTCCCATACGACGTTATCGATCGGATACTTACCGAGGCCGAAAAGATGCATATCCACTTTGTTACCATCTCCGGTGGCGAACCTTTTCTTAGAGAGGACCTTTTAGAGCTTTACGAAAAGCACAGGGACATTATGTTTCAGGTATATACCAACGGTACTCTAATAACAGAGGATCTTGCAAAAAGGCTCTCTGAACTTGGGAATGTGGCCCCCATGGTGAGTATTGAAGGTTTTGAGGAGCGAACAGATTCAAGAAGAGGAAAAGGACATTTTAAGTTGCTCATGGAAGTCTTCGACAGGCTGAAAAGGCACGGTGTACTCTTTGGAGCCTCCATAATGCAGACAAGGGAAAATTATCTGGAAATATCCTCCCATGAGTTCATAAAGATGCTAGTCGAGAAGGGCGTATCGGTTATATGGTATTTTCAGTACATACCTGTCGGTCACAATCCTGACCCAACTCTTATGCTTTTACCTGAAGAGCGGGACGAGATAAGGAGGAGATTAAGAGTCATAAGAAACACCTACCCTATATTTTTGTGCGATTTCTGGAACGATGGAGCATACATAGAGGGTTGTCTTGCAGGAGGGCGTGAGTATTTCCATATAAATGCGAATGGAGACGTGGAGCCTTGTGTCTTTGTTCATTTTGCAGTCGATAACATAAAAGACAAGACGCTCAAAGAGGTTCTCCTTTCCCCCTTCTTCAAAGGGATAAGGGCAAATCAGCCCTTTTCGGACAATCCTCTAACTCCTTGCATGATCATTGATAACCCCAAAGCGTTGAGGGAACTCGTAAGAAAGTACAATGCCAGTCCAACACATCCAGGTGCTGAAAGTATAGTGAATGAGCTTTCACAATTTTTAGACGACTACGCGAAAAAGTATAGAGCCATAGCTCAAAAAACCTGGAACGAAGAGTATGGGCCATAA
- a CDS encoding branched-chain amino acid transaminase codes for MRADKIWFDGKFVDWDKAQVHVCTHTLHYGLGVFEGIRCYECYDGRSAIFRLKEHIKRLYDSAHIVEIEIPYSQEEITEVCKEIVKINNFRECYIRPLVFIESNQLGLFVKEFKVRVAVISWVWGAYLGEEGLKNGIKAKISSFIRHHVDAGMTKAKVNGQYVNSILAKREAIACGYDEAIMLDTEGYVSEASGENVFIVRGNVIKTTPLTSILPGITRECIITISRDLGFEVREERFSRDEIYIADEVFFTGTAAEVTPVVNVDGRRIGSGKPGPVTSKIQKMFFEVARGMHKEYEHWLTYL; via the coding sequence ATGAGAGCAGACAAGATATGGTTTGACGGCAAATTTGTCGATTGGGACAAAGCACAAGTACATGTGTGCACGCACACTCTCCATTACGGTCTCGGGGTTTTTGAGGGTATAAGATGTTACGAGTGTTACGACGGAAGAAGCGCGATTTTCAGATTGAAAGAGCATATAAAGAGACTTTACGATTCAGCCCACATAGTTGAAATCGAAATTCCGTATTCCCAAGAGGAGATCACAGAGGTCTGTAAGGAGATCGTGAAGATAAACAATTTCAGGGAATGTTACATAAGGCCACTCGTATTCATAGAGAGTAACCAGCTGGGTCTATTTGTGAAAGAATTTAAAGTTAGGGTTGCAGTGATATCGTGGGTATGGGGAGCTTACCTTGGCGAAGAAGGATTAAAAAATGGGATAAAAGCCAAGATTTCATCTTTCATCCGGCACCATGTGGATGCCGGTATGACAAAGGCAAAGGTTAACGGACAGTACGTTAACTCTATCTTGGCAAAAAGGGAAGCAATAGCTTGCGGCTACGATGAGGCCATAATGCTCGACACGGAAGGCTATGTTTCGGAGGCAAGTGGTGAGAATGTGTTTATAGTGAGGGGGAATGTGATAAAGACGACCCCTCTCACTTCCATCCTTCCAGGTATTACGCGCGAATGTATAATCACGATATCTAGGGATTTGGGTTTTGAAGTTAGAGAGGAAAGATTTTCCAGGGACGAGATTTACATTGCGGATGAAGTCTTTTTCACCGGTACAGCCGCAGAAGTAACCCCTGTGGTGAATGTAGACGGAAGAAGGATAGGCAGCGGAAAACCGGGTCCCGTCACTTCAAAGATTCAGAAGATGTTCTTTGAAGTCGCACGGGGCATGCATAAGGAATACGAACACTGGCTCACCTACCTATAA
- the nusB gene encoding transcription antitermination factor NusB produces MLYQQETKGEDPLSALVKYVEIFPYKEDIVDYSKRLLLGIKKERESIDRLIREASKNWSLERITLVDRNILRIAIYEMLYLEDVPPLVAIDEAIELGKKYGNEDSGDFINGILDSIFKSHYKKETVS; encoded by the coding sequence ATGCTTTACCAGCAAGAAACAAAAGGAGAAGATCCCCTAAGCGCCCTAGTAAAGTATGTGGAGATTTTTCCTTACAAAGAGGACATAGTTGACTATTCGAAAAGACTTCTATTAGGCATAAAAAAAGAAAGAGAGAGCATAGATCGTCTGATAAGGGAAGCATCGAAAAACTGGAGTCTTGAAAGAATAACTTTAGTTGACAGAAACATTTTAAGAATCGCAATCTACGAGATGCTTTACTTGGAAGATGTTCCGCCTCTTGTTGCAATAGATGAAGCTATAGAGTTGGGTAAGAAGTACGGTAACGAAGATTCAGGCGATTTCATAAACGGGATACTCGATTCGATATTTAAATCCCATTACAAGAAGGAGACCGTTTCATGA
- the ribE gene encoding 6,7-dimethyl-8-ribityllumazine synthase, with amino-acid sequence MTIYEGKIDARGFRFAIVVSRFNSFITDRLLEGALDALRRNGAEEKDIEVYKTPGSFEIPLVAKLLAKRKDIDGIICLGAIIKGDTPHFHYVATEVAKGIAITSLESLKPIAFGIVTSETIEQAIERAGTKSGNKGYDAAITVIEMVNLLKEKGLCAEERLES; translated from the coding sequence ATGACAATTTACGAAGGGAAGATAGATGCGCGAGGTTTCAGATTCGCAATAGTTGTAAGCAGATTTAACAGTTTCATTACGGATAGACTCTTAGAGGGCGCCCTAGATGCATTACGAAGGAATGGAGCCGAAGAAAAGGATATAGAAGTTTACAAGACCCCGGGATCATTTGAGATTCCACTTGTTGCAAAGCTTCTGGCTAAAAGGAAAGACATAGACGGAATAATCTGCTTAGGAGCAATTATTAAAGGTGATACCCCCCATTTCCACTACGTAGCGACGGAGGTAGCAAAAGGAATAGCGATTACTTCTCTGGAGTCTTTAAAACCCATCGCTTTTGGAATAGTAACAAGTGAAACTATAGAACAGGCCATAGAAAGAGCGGGCACGAAATCCGGCAACAAAGGATACGATGCCGCAATAACGGTGATAGAGATGGTAAATCTCTTAAAAGAAAAGGGCTTGTGCGCAGAAGAAAGGCTAGAGAGCTAG
- a CDS encoding bifunctional 3,4-dihydroxy-2-butanone-4-phosphate synthase/GTP cyclohydrolase II: MPLAKIEEVLEDIRDGKMVIIVDDEDRENEGDLMIAAEKVTPEAINFMARHACGLICLTITEEMAKRLDLPLMVKDNTSPFKTAFTVSIEAKEGVTTGISAYDRARTIKVAIDDKTKPEDLARPGHVFPIIAKEGGVLVRVGHTEASVDLARLAGLKPAGVICEIMKEDGTMARLPDLEKFAEKHNLKIVTIADLIKYRTRTEKFVRRVVETRLPTSFAGEFRLIAYENFIDMQVHIALVKGEIKPEEPTLVRVHSECLTGDIFGSLRCDCGEQLRCALKMIDREGKGIFLYMKQEGRGIGLLNKLKAYTLQDEGHDTVDANLALGFPPDLRDYGIGAQILRDLGVTKMRLLTNNPRKIKGLEGYGLSVVERIPIEVQPNKENIEYLKAKRRKLGHILNNV, from the coding sequence ATGCCACTTGCCAAAATAGAAGAGGTACTCGAAGACATAAGAGATGGAAAGATGGTCATTATCGTAGATGATGAGGACCGCGAGAACGAAGGCGATCTCATGATAGCCGCGGAGAAAGTAACACCCGAGGCCATAAATTTTATGGCCCGCCACGCCTGTGGCCTTATCTGCCTCACGATAACTGAAGAGATGGCTAAAAGATTAGATCTTCCCCTAATGGTAAAGGACAACACATCGCCTTTCAAAACTGCATTCACAGTCTCAATTGAGGCGAAAGAAGGGGTCACAACCGGTATATCGGCTTATGACAGGGCAAGAACCATAAAAGTGGCAATAGATGATAAGACAAAACCAGAAGATCTTGCGAGACCGGGACATGTCTTTCCCATCATCGCAAAAGAAGGTGGGGTTCTGGTAAGAGTAGGGCATACGGAGGCTTCCGTAGATCTTGCAAGACTTGCCGGTCTCAAACCGGCAGGCGTGATCTGTGAGATAATGAAAGAAGATGGTACGATGGCCAGGCTTCCGGATCTCGAAAAGTTTGCAGAGAAACACAATCTGAAGATAGTGACAATTGCAGATCTTATAAAGTACAGGACGCGGACTGAAAAGTTTGTAAGAAGGGTAGTTGAAACGAGGCTTCCTACGAGTTTTGCAGGAGAGTTTAGGCTGATAGCTTACGAAAATTTCATCGATATGCAGGTGCACATAGCGCTTGTGAAAGGTGAAATAAAACCGGAAGAACCGACCCTTGTACGGGTTCATTCTGAATGCTTAACCGGGGATATTTTCGGTTCATTAAGATGTGATTGTGGAGAGCAGTTAAGATGTGCTTTGAAAATGATAGACAGAGAAGGAAAGGGTATTTTCCTTTACATGAAGCAGGAGGGAAGAGGAATAGGACTTTTAAATAAGCTTAAGGCATATACCCTCCAAGATGAAGGCCACGACACAGTTGATGCGAATCTGGCGTTAGGTTTTCCGCCAGATCTTAGAGACTATGGAATTGGAGCCCAGATTCTTAGGGATCTTGGTGTCACAAAGATGAGACTTCTCACAAACAATCCAAGAAAGATAAAGGGTCTCGAAGGATATGGACTCTCTGTTGTCGAAAGGATTCCAATAGAAGTGCAGCCAAACAAAGAAAACATTGAGTATCTAAAGGCTAAACGGAGAAAATTGGGGCATATCTTAAATAACGTTTGA
- a CDS encoding riboflavin synthase has protein sequence MFTGIIEDVGEVLEIQKSSNSLRMTIRTHIPISEMKEGESISVDGVCLTICGFKENAFFCDVSLETIKVTTLGEKKRGDLVNLERPLKLNDRLHGHIVTGHVECVGTIVDKRTVGDSIKLEIAIPREIARYVVKKGSIAVDGISLTVNDQSDNRFSVNIVPFTAQKTTIKTKRVGEKVNIETDIIGKYVEKLFCREPKGIDYEFLFKYGYIKG, from the coding sequence ATGTTCACGGGAATTATTGAGGACGTAGGAGAGGTTTTGGAAATACAGAAAAGTTCAAATTCACTCAGAATGACGATCAGAACGCACATCCCCATCTCTGAAATGAAGGAAGGCGAAAGCATATCTGTAGATGGCGTCTGTCTTACAATTTGTGGCTTTAAAGAGAACGCGTTCTTTTGTGACGTATCACTTGAGACGATAAAAGTTACTACTTTGGGAGAAAAGAAAAGGGGGGACCTTGTAAACCTCGAAAGGCCACTGAAGTTAAATGATCGTCTCCACGGACATATAGTCACGGGACACGTGGAGTGTGTCGGGACCATAGTCGATAAAAGAACAGTCGGCGATTCCATAAAGTTAGAAATCGCGATTCCTAGAGAAATTGCCCGATATGTTGTAAAAAAGGGATCGATTGCGGTCGATGGCATAAGCTTGACAGTCAATGACCAAAGTGATAATAGATTTAGCGTAAATATTGTGCCATTCACAGCTCAAAAGACAACAATAAAAACGAAAAGGGTGGGAGAAAAGGTCAACATAGAGACGGATATAATCGGAAAATACGTAGAAAAACTGTTCTGCCGAGAGCCTAAAGGCATAGATTACGAGTTTCTATTCAAATACGGTTACATAAAGGGATAA
- the ribD gene encoding bifunctional diaminohydroxyphosphoribosylaminopyrimidine deaminase/5-amino-6-(5-phosphoribosylamino)uracil reductase RibD, producing MNDEHYMRLALKLAKRGEGLVSPNPMVGAVIVKDGRIIGKGYHKKAGSPHAEIVAIKSAKEDLKGSTLYVNLEPCVHHGKTPPCVPEIIKANISKVVISMLDPNPKVNGKGIEALKEAGISLKMGVLEKESKKLNEVFIVNMEKRRPFFIVKSALSLDGKIATKTRDSKWISSEESRKYVNTIREKVDGILVGINTVIVDNPMLVPRVDKPKKIPVRIVLDTKLRIPISSNIVRSANQFKTMIFTCESRQDKESKLTSMGIEIVKIRKDESGRVSLKELARELYEREIMSVLVEGGAEINGSLLKEGLVDKFILFYSPIFIGGKEALPLIGGEGVEFLKNAYRARIDKVRMINGDICVEGYVHGNY from the coding sequence GTGAACGACGAACACTACATGAGACTGGCTTTAAAGCTCGCAAAAAGAGGTGAAGGCTTGGTTTCTCCAAACCCTATGGTTGGAGCTGTGATAGTCAAAGATGGCCGGATTATAGGGAAGGGTTATCACAAAAAGGCAGGTTCGCCCCATGCCGAAATCGTTGCGATAAAAAGTGCAAAGGAAGATCTAAAAGGATCAACCCTTTACGTCAATCTGGAACCATGCGTCCACCATGGAAAGACCCCGCCTTGTGTTCCGGAAATCATAAAGGCAAACATATCGAAGGTTGTCATATCTATGTTAGATCCAAACCCCAAAGTGAATGGAAAGGGGATCGAGGCCCTCAAAGAAGCTGGGATTTCCTTAAAGATGGGAGTCCTTGAAAAGGAGTCGAAGAAGCTTAATGAGGTATTTATCGTAAACATGGAGAAGAGAAGGCCATTTTTCATCGTAAAATCGGCCTTGAGCCTGGACGGCAAAATTGCTACGAAAACGCGCGATTCCAAATGGATATCGAGTGAGGAGTCAAGAAAATACGTAAATACAATCCGCGAAAAGGTAGACGGTATACTGGTGGGTATAAATACTGTTATCGTAGATAATCCGATGCTTGTGCCGAGGGTCGATAAACCAAAAAAAATACCTGTAAGAATAGTTCTCGACACAAAGCTCCGGATTCCCATATCTTCGAATATTGTAAGAAGTGCAAACCAGTTCAAAACGATGATCTTTACCTGCGAATCGAGACAGGACAAAGAATCTAAGCTTACATCGATGGGTATAGAGATCGTAAAAATAAGAAAAGACGAATCGGGAAGAGTTTCACTCAAGGAACTGGCCAGGGAGCTTTACGAGAGGGAAATAATGAGCGTACTCGTGGAGGGTGGGGCGGAGATAAATGGAAGTTTGCTTAAAGAAGGCCTGGTAGATAAATTCATCCTTTTTTACTCACCCATCTTCATAGGAGGAAAAGAGGCCTTACCCCTTATCGGTGGGGAGGGTGTGGAATTTCTAAAAAACGCTTACCGTGCGAGGATAGACAAAGTAAGAATGATAAATGGCGATATCTGTGTGGAGGGCTATGTTCACGGGAATTATTGA
- the nrdR gene encoding transcriptional regulator NrdR encodes MKCPYCGHLESRVLDSRLTKELDSIKRKRECLKCGKRFTTSERVEEGLPMVIKKDGRREAFDRTKILAGLKKACEKRPISIASLERIVSRIEYNLLERGEREVSAKDIGEMVMDELKKLDDIAYVRFASVYRQFKDINEFMEELKNLLLKREEAREKKA; translated from the coding sequence ATGAAATGTCCTTACTGCGGCCACTTAGAAAGTAGAGTCCTGGATTCGAGATTGACAAAGGAGCTCGACTCAATAAAGAGAAAGAGAGAATGCCTGAAATGTGGAAAGAGATTCACAACAAGCGAAAGAGTTGAGGAAGGTCTTCCGATGGTTATAAAGAAAGATGGAAGGAGGGAGGCCTTCGACAGAACCAAGATTCTGGCCGGACTAAAAAAAGCTTGCGAGAAAAGACCCATAAGTATAGCATCCCTCGAAAGGATAGTTTCTCGGATAGAGTACAACCTTCTGGAAAGAGGAGAGAGGGAAGTGAGCGCGAAGGACATAGGTGAGATGGTAATGGACGAACTTAAAAAACTCGACGATATCGCATACGTTAGGTTTGCGTCCGTTTATAGGCAGTTCAAAGATATAAACGAATTCATGGAGGAACTTAAAAACCTATTGCTCAAAAGGGAAGAAGCGAGGGAGAAGAAGGCGTGA
- a CDS encoding cytidine/deoxycytidylate deaminase family protein, translating to MDNRPSWDSYFMEIARIVSKRSTCVRRKVGAIIVKDRRILSTGYNGAPTNLTHCSEKGCLREKLQIASGERHELCRGLHAEQNAIIQAAYHGVSIKDGILYSTHLPCSICMKMLINAGIISVFYEDGYPDELSLDMISEAGIDLKKI from the coding sequence ATGGACAACCGGCCAAGCTGGGACTCTTATTTCATGGAAATCGCAAGGATCGTTTCCAAACGTTCAACATGCGTAAGAAGGAAGGTTGGAGCAATAATAGTCAAGGACCGAAGAATACTTTCTACTGGATACAACGGAGCACCAACGAATCTTACACATTGTAGCGAAAAAGGGTGTCTCAGGGAGAAGCTCCAGATTGCCTCTGGGGAAAGGCACGAACTTTGCCGTGGGCTTCACGCGGAACAGAATGCCATAATACAGGCAGCATACCATGGTGTCTCAATAAAGGATGGCATTCTTTACTCTACGCACCTTCCGTGTTCCATATGCATGAAGATGCTTATAAACGCTGGAATAATCTCAGTCTTTTACGAGGATGGTTATCCTGATGAACTTTCCCTCGATATGATTTCTGAAGCGGGGATCGATCTCAAAAAGATCTAA
- a CDS encoding serine hydroxymethyltransferase: MFLKKLKEKDEVIYELIKKELQREEFSLVLIPSENYVEEEILIAQGSVLTNKYAEGYPKKRYYSGCTYLDEIEQIAIERAKELFGAEHANVQPHSGTNANMAVYYAVLNPGDKIMGLDISHGGHLTHGQAASFSGKLYQTVTYGVSRETELLDYDEIERIAIKEKPKMIVTGASSYSRIIDFERFREIADKIGAYLMVDMAHIAGLVAAGFHPNPCPYADFVTTTTHKTLRGPRGGIILCKKKFAKAIDAAVFPGIQGGPLMHVIAAKAVALKNAMTEEFKRYQEQIIKNTKVLCSEMKRLNYRIVSGGTDTHLFLVDLTEKNVTGKEAQEALEESGIMVNKNLIPFDKRSPFVTSGIRLGAPAVTARGMKGEEMKIIATFIEEVLSDINNKEIRKEIKEKVRELCSRFPIYSNFLES; the protein is encoded by the coding sequence ATGTTCCTTAAAAAGTTGAAAGAGAAAGACGAAGTAATCTACGAGCTTATAAAAAAGGAACTCCAAAGGGAAGAATTTAGCCTCGTTTTGATCCCTTCGGAAAATTACGTAGAGGAAGAGATACTCATAGCCCAAGGGAGTGTGCTTACCAATAAATACGCGGAAGGATACCCTAAAAAACGTTATTACAGTGGTTGCACCTACTTGGACGAAATAGAACAGATAGCTATAGAAAGGGCAAAAGAGCTTTTTGGCGCAGAACACGCTAACGTTCAGCCGCATTCGGGCACAAATGCGAACATGGCTGTTTACTACGCGGTGCTTAATCCGGGTGATAAGATAATGGGTCTTGATATATCCCACGGGGGACATTTAACTCATGGACAGGCGGCTAGCTTTTCTGGAAAACTGTATCAGACTGTGACTTATGGGGTTTCTAGGGAGACAGAGCTACTCGATTATGACGAAATAGAAAGGATAGCAATAAAAGAAAAACCGAAGATGATTGTGACAGGAGCAAGTTCCTATTCGAGAATAATAGATTTTGAAAGGTTCCGGGAGATTGCGGACAAAATAGGTGCTTACCTTATGGTAGACATGGCCCATATTGCCGGGCTTGTGGCAGCGGGCTTCCATCCAAATCCGTGTCCGTACGCAGATTTTGTTACAACAACAACCCATAAGACATTAAGAGGCCCCCGAGGAGGAATAATCCTCTGTAAAAAGAAGTTTGCGAAGGCCATAGATGCTGCCGTTTTCCCTGGAATCCAGGGTGGCCCTCTTATGCATGTGATTGCGGCAAAAGCAGTAGCTCTAAAAAATGCGATGACAGAGGAATTTAAAAGGTACCAGGAGCAGATAATAAAAAACACGAAGGTTTTGTGTTCTGAGATGAAAAGGTTGAATTACCGTATAGTTTCCGGGGGTACAGACACTCATCTCTTTCTTGTTGATCTTACAGAAAAGAACGTAACCGGCAAGGAGGCTCAAGAGGCTTTAGAGGAGAGCGGAATAATGGTAAACAAGAATCTTATCCCCTTTGACAAGAGGAGTCCCTTTGTGACAAGCGGTATAAGGCTTGGAGCTCCCGCTGTCACCGCGCGGGGGATGAAGGGAGAAGAGATGAAAATCATAGCTACCTTCATTGAAGAGGTCCTAAGCGACATAAACAATAAAGAGATAAGAAAAGAGATAAAAGAAAAGGTTCGCGAGCTCTGCAGCAGATTTCCTATCTATTCCAACTTTCTAGAATCGTAA
- the rpiB gene encoding ribose 5-phosphate isomerase B has product MRIVVGSDHAGFGLKEFLKIELQRLGHEIVDVGTYDESPCDYPDFGFKAAKFVSKGEAEKGILVCGTGIGMCVVANKVKKIRAALVYDLYGAIQSRKHLNSNVLVLGARMTAKELALEIVKTWLKTEFDGGRHAQRIKKIEEWEGRCSLKS; this is encoded by the coding sequence ATGAGAATAGTTGTTGGTTCTGACCATGCAGGATTCGGACTTAAAGAATTTTTAAAAATTGAGCTTCAAAGGTTGGGCCATGAAATAGTGGATGTTGGAACCTACGATGAGAGTCCCTGTGACTATCCAGATTTCGGCTTTAAAGCAGCAAAGTTTGTATCCAAAGGCGAGGCCGAAAAGGGTATACTCGTTTGCGGGACAGGGATAGGGATGTGCGTGGTTGCGAATAAAGTAAAAAAAATAAGAGCCGCCTTGGTATACGATCTTTACGGTGCAATTCAGAGCAGAAAACACCTAAACAGCAACGTTTTAGTTCTCGGTGCGAGAATGACAGCGAAGGAACTGGCCCTAGAAATAGTTAAGACGTGGCTCAAGACGGAATTTGACGGAGGGAGACACGCCCAAAGGATAAAAAAAATTGAAGAGTGGGAAGGGAGATGTTCCTTAAAAAGTTGA